A window of the Longimicrobiales bacterium genome harbors these coding sequences:
- a CDS encoding HNH endonuclease: MGCLALNASFEPLTILPIRRALRLVIDRKAEILEVDESRTFRSEKRQLACPAVIRLVRFVHVPRKFRRQVTNTFLFARDGYRCMYCGRHRTDLRHREFLTRDHVVPMSRGGTNTWHNVVTACSPCNNRKGSHLPIEVAMHPLHPPLEPNYVELVWAVRRITSVQAKYIRMFYGEEVLRALQPLPADEAA; encoded by the coding sequence ATCCTGCCGATCCGCAGGGCACTTCGCCTCGTCATCGACCGCAAGGCCGAAATCCTCGAGGTGGACGAGAGTAGAACGTTCAGGTCCGAGAAACGACAGCTCGCCTGTCCCGCCGTGATCCGCCTCGTTCGCTTCGTTCACGTTCCCAGGAAGTTCCGCCGCCAGGTCACCAACACATTCCTCTTTGCTCGCGACGGCTACCGCTGCATGTACTGCGGGCGCCATCGCACCGACCTGCGGCACCGGGAGTTCCTGACGCGTGATCACGTCGTGCCCATGTCGCGCGGCGGGACGAACACCTGGCACAACGTCGTGACGGCCTGCTCCCCCTGCAACAACCGCAAGGGCAGCCACCTGCCGATCGAAGTGGCGATGCATCCGCTGCATCCGCCCCTCGAGCCGAACTACGTCGAGCTGGTCTGGGCGGTGCGGCGCATCACCAGCGTGCAGGCCAAGTACATCCGGATGTTCTACGGAGAGGAAGTGCTGCGCGCGCTGCAGCCGCTGCCGGCAGACGAGGCGGCCTGA
- a CDS encoding YIP1 family protein: MLDAVAHAWKESVFAPRRFFPQLGREQQLAPSLWYYIALGLIVSGVGLFWQMVFPAAQPSYLLARMSGAAVEQMNPLQDFLLAPLVLVLSLFITTGVVHVMLLIMGGAKNGFPTTVRVFCHAYSPQIAVIIPFVGGVIGGVWMLVVAVVGVREAHGTTSARAAIAVLLPAFLLIVFGILAALLLMAGSVAL, encoded by the coding sequence CTGCTCGACGCCGTCGCGCATGCGTGGAAGGAAAGTGTCTTCGCGCCGCGCCGGTTCTTTCCACAGCTCGGGCGCGAGCAGCAGCTTGCGCCCAGCCTCTGGTACTACATTGCGCTGGGCCTGATAGTCAGTGGTGTCGGGCTGTTCTGGCAGATGGTGTTCCCCGCCGCACAGCCGTCCTACCTGCTCGCCCGCATGAGCGGAGCGGCCGTGGAGCAGATGAACCCGCTGCAGGACTTCCTGCTCGCCCCGCTCGTCCTGGTTCTCTCGCTGTTCATCACGACGGGCGTCGTGCACGTGATGCTGTTGATCATGGGTGGCGCGAAGAACGGGTTTCCGACGACCGTTCGTGTCTTCTGCCACGCCTACAGCCCGCAGATCGCGGTGATCATCCCGTTCGTGGGTGGCGTGATCGGCGGGGTGTGGATGCTCGTGGTCGCGGTGGTCGGCGTGCGCGAGGCACACGGCACGACGAGCGCACGCGCCGCGATCGCCGTGCTGCTGCCGGCCTTTCTGCTCATCGTGTTCGGGATCCTGGCGGCCCTGCTGCTGATGGCGGGCTCGGTCGCTCTCTGA